From the Chitinophaga lutea genome, the window CTTCACCTTAACGGACACGCCCGGCAGCGGAACGCCCCGGTCGTCTGTAATACGCCCGTTCACGGTCACCGGCGGCGGCATGTCCGGCAATACCTCCATCGGTTTACGGGAGATGATGATCACTTTGTCTTCGATGGAATAATCCAGCTGCTGCCCCTGCAGCACGGTGCGCAGGAAGGTTTCCAGCGGCTGGTCTTTGGCCTGCACGTTGATGTTGGCCCCGTCGCGCAGGATGCCTTTGTTGTAAAAAAATACATACCCCGTCTGTTGTTTGACAACGGCGAATACTTTGGAGAGGGGCACCTCTTTACCGGTAAAGGTGATGGTCTGTGAATGCGTTTTAGCGCTCACATGCATACAGACGGCAAAGAGGAAAACGGTAGTAATTTTCATCGCGTTCACGATTGTAGTTAGGCAAGGCCGCCGGGATGTTGCCGGCAAAGTCCTCACTGTGCTTAGATGTTTGGTTGCGGCCCTATGCGCAAGGCAATAGAAGGCATACTTACAAAAAGCCAGGAAATTCATACTTTTGTAAAGGTTTAGGTTGATTAAAAATGTAGTCTTTAGCCAGACAGTTTTTGAGACCTGAATTTTATGCAGGGAAGTGGTGCAAACACTTCCCTGTTTTTATTCAGTGGCCTATCATACAGATATCTTCATAACAAATAGTATCCTTTCACCGGCAAGGCCGGCGTATACAACGGTTTTTATGTGGTGAATAGTTACGGCAGTACAATGAGCCGCTGCCCTTCTTCGATTCTGAATTTTACGTCGACTTTGGTTAATATTTTAATGACTTGAGATAATTGCAGCGTGGTGGGCAGTTCTCCTTCGAACTGCTGGTCGGGGACGGTGCCTTCGTAAATGACGTCGATGTCGTACCAGCGGGAAAGCTGGCGCATCACCTCGGGCAGGCTGGCCCCATGGAAATTGAAGAAGCCGTTTTTCCAGGCCGTTACCTGATCCACGTTGGCGTGATCCAGGATGGTGACATTACCGCCTTTGTTGCTGATCTGCGCCTGCTGGCCGGGCGTCAGCACGCGGCTTTGCCCGCTGGAGCGGACGCGTACCGAGCCCTCCACGAGGGTGGTTTGAATGTTCGCTTCATCCGTGTAGGCATTGACGTTAAACTGGGTGCCCAGTACCTGTATGTCGGTTTGTTCGTTGATTTTTACGATGAATGGCCTTGCGGCGTCTTTGCTGATCTCGAAATAAGCCTCGCCCGTGATTTCCACGCGGCGCTCTTGACCGGTGAAAGCGGTGGGGTAGCGGAGAGAGGAGGCGGCATTGAGCCAAACCTTCGACCCATCGGGCAGTACCAGCTGGAACTTGCGGCCCCGGGGGGTGGTCATGGTATTAAAACTGGCTTCATCTGCGCCGGATGCTTCGTAGCTGAGGCTGCCGTTCTGGAGCACTACCTGCGTGCCGCTCTGCTGCGCGATGACGCCGTTGCCCAATGTGTCCAGCACAATGGTCTGCCCGTTGCCCAGGGTCAGAATGGCGCCTTCTTTACCGGGCTCCACGTCGTGAGAACTGTTGTTGCCGGCCGTGATGCCGTTGCGGTTGTTTTTCTGCAAGCCATACCAGGCGCCGCCGGCAAAGCATAACACCAGTGCCGCAGCCGCGGCGGCCCACCAGCGCGACCATCCGGAAACGGGCTGGGCGGGCGACTGCCGGAAAATGTTGTCCACCATGCTGTCTTTTTCCCCGGCGCTCAATTGCCTTTCCGGCTGTAAGGAAAGCCAGGCCGCCTCCAGGGCGGGCGTCAGCTCGTCCGGGCCGGTTTTTTCCACCAGCGCGAGAAATTCTTCCTGCTCTGCGGGACTGCACTGGTTCTTCACCCAGCGGTCAAATAATTCCTGAAGTCTGGTGTCGGATGTTTGCATAATTACATTATAGGAACAACGGAAAAATAAAAAAGGGGCTACCGGGAGGGAAATTTTTTTTCTCCCCGGCGGCGCTGTTTAATCGAGATTCATCAGGGCGATCAATAAAAGGACGTCGAGCCGCCGGCTGACGTATTCCATGATGGAGTGGGTGGCATAGCCGATGTATTTTTTGACCGTTTCGCGGGAAAGTTCCATTTCGGCTGCGATTTCGTGGTACTTTTTGCCCTGTTTCCGGCTCAGCAGCCATGCTTTCTGCTGTTGGGGAGGCAGCGCCCTGATCGCTTCCTCCACGATGCTCAGGCCGGCTTCTATGTCTTCCGGTTCTTCGCCGGGCTGCTGCGTCTGTTCCCAGGCACTGTGGCGTTTTTTTTCCCTGATCAGTTTTTTGAGCGCGTTCAGGGCGTGGTTACGGGAGATCACAAAAAGGTAGGTGCGGAAATTGCGGATGTTCGAGAGTGTTTCGCGGCTCATCCAGATCTGTAAAAAGATATCCTGCACCACCTCCTCGGCCATCTCTTTCGATTTGGTCAGTTGCCAGATGTAGGTGTGCAGGTAATCTGCGTAGTCATGGAACAGCTGCCGGAAGGCTTTTTCATTGCCCCGGGATACTTCCTTCAAGAGTGGTTCACTTATTTCTACAACCTTGGTTTGCAAAAGATGTCCCCTTTATTGGGTGTTTGTAAACATATCGAAAAAAGCCTGATGCACGCAACATCAGGCTTTAAAATTTTACAGAAATATGTATCTGCGCGTTCCGGGCTGCCCGCCCGCGGCGCCGTGTGCGTGCCCGCGGTGATACGGGACTGACATACGGTCCGCGGCAGGTTTATGTCCGGACTTCCCTGCGCATGAAAAGATAATACGACAGCGCGAAACAAACGACCGTGGCCGCGATGAGGCCGCACAGCTGGGGCCAGGCCACCAGCAGGCTTTCCCGGAGGCTCAGCGGCGCGGGGATGGCCCCGGCCATCTGCTCGATGGTCAGCGGCCCCAGGCTGCGTACCGAGGGCATCAGCAGGGTGGTGGTAGCGTCTGTGTACAGCTGGCTGGGCACCAGGCGCAGGAAGGTCAGGATGATGTCGTTGTACGACATGAGCTGTTCCTGGCTCAGCTGGTTCGGGTCGGGTAACAGGGCCCGCACCACCAGGTTGAGGATGATCTGGTAAAATACGGTGAAGAACAGCCAGATGGCGATGGCGGTGAGCGCGGAAGTGGCGGCCTGCCGGAACTTCACCGACAGGAGGATCGACAGGTTCAGCCAGAACGACACGTAGAGGATGCTCAATACCACGAAACACAGGATGCGGACCAGCTCGGAAGGCTCCATCTTCACGCCCGTGATCACCAGCCCGCCGCCGATCATCAATAAGCTGAGCGATAAAAACAGGGTGCTGATGACGATCAGTGAGGCCACGAATTTCGCGTTGAGCACGGCATCGCGGTATACGGGCTGCGCGATGAGCCGCACGAGCGTGCCGTTGGCCTGTTCGGAATTGATGGCGTCGAAGCCGAGCGCAATGCCCAGCAGGGGGCCCAGGAAGCCGATGAATACATGGAAGGGCGGCAGCGAACCGTCGGTGGTGGTCAGCAGTTTAAGATACAGGAAAGAGCCGTCCGGGTCGCCGGGGTTGGCCGTCACTTTGCCGATGTTGGCCATGGCCACGTACATCGCGCCAAAAAAAGTGAGGAGTATCAGCCCGGCGAGAATGATGAACCGCCAGCTATGCACCTGGTCGGCCACTTCTTTCCGCACCATCACCCAGAACGGGCTGCGGGCCCGCATCTCAGCGCTTTTTGAATTTCCCGAAAAAAGACCGTTGAAAAAGGCCGCTTGACTTTTCATTGGAGACGTTTTCCTTTAAGTTGTTTTCAAAATACCGGTGATAGATTTCATCGAGGCCGTAGGTTTTTTTCTGCACGCCCATGACGTCGAAACCCTTTCCCACAAAAAAACGGACGATGTCGGGCGTGATATCCTGCATGCCTGCAATCTCCACGGCGTTCCCGGCTACCGCCACCTGCCGGATGCCCGGCAGTTGCAGGAGGTCCGCCTCCAGCGCGCCGTTTTGCTTGTAGGGCGATTGCAGCGTTACCTGCAACGTGTAGGGCGTGGTGCTGAACAATTCACCGGCCAGCGTCTCAATCCCGCCTTGTGCGAGCAGTTTGCCGCCAACGAATATGCCCACACGGCTGCACACCTGCTGTACCTGGTGCAGGTGATGGGACGATAATAAAATTGTAAGGCCCTGGCGCCGGTTGAGTTGCAGTATGAGTTCGAGGAAATCCTTTACGCCCGCGGGATCGATCCCCAGGGTAGGCTCGTCGAGAATGATCACTTCCGGCTGCCGGATCAGTACATCCGCCAATCCGAGGCGCTGTTTCATCCCTCTTGAAAAGGTACCGGCTTTTTTGTGGATGGCCCCTTCGAGCCCGACTTCCACCAGCATTTCTTTGGCCCGTTCCCTCACCCGGGCTTCCGGTGTGCCGTTGAGCCGGGCGATGTACATGAGATTGTCGAGCGCGGTGAGATCGTTGTAGAAACCGACACTGTCGGGCATATAACCGACTTTCCGTTTCACGGCGATGGGATTGCGTGTGGCGTTCAGTCCGCAGATGCGCACCTCGCCAGCGGTAGGTTCGGTCAACCCGAGCAGCATGAGGATAGTGGTGGATTTGCCGGCGCCGTTAGGCCCCAGCAGTCCGAATATTTCGCCCTTGCCGATGGAGAGATCCAGGTTGTCTACCGCCTTCAGAGAGCCATAGGTTTTGGTGAGCCCACGCGTCTCAATGATTGCTTGTTCCATAGTGCACTATCTTCTGCCATATTTACGGATAAGGTAGTAAACGGCGCCGAGGGCCGCGAGTATGATCAGGATACCCAGCCATCCCGTGAGCAGGGAGGTTTTGACCGTCATCCGGAAAGCCGCGTTGGAATTGGCGTTGGCGTTCTTTGCGGTGAAGGTGGTCACATAATCGCCGGCGATGGTTTTGTCCGGCACCTTCAGCCTGGCTACCACCTGTTGCTCCTTGCCCGGCTCGAGGCGCGCGACGTTAGCCGGTGAAAAGGTGGTTTCCCATTGCGGCGGAGCCTGTGCCGATAACTCCACATTGTCGAGCGCGATGGTGCCGGAATTTTTCATCACGAGATGGATCTCTTTCGTGCTGCCTTCGGTAACATCGTCGCTCAACCGGCCGCTGGGTGTGGAAAGCGTAATGGCATAGGCGCCTTTCACGACGGCTTCCAGCGTGAGCTTCAGCGAATCGTGCCCGGAGAGGGCGAGCACGGGAATGGTGTACTTCCCGGGCTTCGTGTCTGCGCCCGGGATGAGCTCGACGGCAATGTCCTGCACCTTCGCGGAATCCATCTGCAGCGAGGTGACCTGGTAGCCTTCTGCTTTGAAAGACAGGCTCCAGCCCGCGGGCGTTTGTGCAGACAACTGGAAGATGCGCGGCACGCGTGCGGTGTTACGCAGCGTGGCATTGTAAGTGAAGGGAGTGCTGGCGGCTGCTTCGAGATTCATGAGCCGCACCGTAAATGGTGATGTTGACTGGCTGCCGGTTTGCGCGATGCCCTGGCGGGCGGCTAAAAACAATACTGCAAATAAAAGAATGGCATTTGCATGCGGCATAACGCGGCGCTGATACTTGCTGATACTGGCTGACATTGCTAACTGAAGATTAATAAATATTAATTATACTTTTTATAAAATAATAGCTATTTACCTTTTTCCTTACAGCAAAGGAGACAGGAACAACTGTTCCTGAATGGCCGCCAATTTATGAAGAAAAATAAAAACTGAAAAGCAAAAAAATGTAAAAATTGATAGGGGACGACGAAGAAAATTGTGCGGGCCACCTTTAGGCGTGGGATTATATCGCACACCCACCGACTGCTGCAGCGGATTTTCGGGAAGCCGGGTCAAAACAAAAAGGGAGCTGCCTGCGCAACTCCCTTTCCCGAAAATTTCTTTCGCTAATTTTTATCCCACCACAACGGCGTGGTGATTTTATCCGGCCCTTTCAGCAGGGTTACCGCATCGCCCATGGCGGCGGCATTGTTCTGCGTTTCCTGCGTCAGGAAGGTAAGCCTTCTGATCCATTGCGTGGCAGGGTTGGTGACATCCGCATTGTCGGAATTCGCCACCGGGTAGAGGCTGAATGCATGGCTTCTCCGGTAATCCGCCCAGGCTTCGCAGCCGTCAGGGAACAGCGCGAGCCATTTCTGCACGGAGATCTGCGCACGCTGTGTGGCGGGATTGGCCACGTCGAACTGCACGGGGAAGTTCACCAGCGCGGGCGAGTTCAGGAAGTCCGCGGGCGCAACGGCCGGCGTCAGCCCGTGGATGTAAGCCTGTATGGCCACATTATCGGTGATGCCCCATTGTTTCATAGATTGTGTGATGCCGGCTTCGTACAGCTCCAGTGCCGTACCGCCCATGCTCCAGCCCAGCGTGGCGCCTTCCGCCCTCAGGAAAAAGGCTTCCGCGGCGCACATAACGTTCTGCGGGGTGGAGAGGTGCGTGGCAATACCGCCCGCTGCCAGAGAGCTCCATCTGGCGCCTACATGCGAGGTGGCGGCAGGAGTGTTGGCGGCGTTGGTCAGTTGTGTGGCGGTCAGCCCGTTCCGCAGGCCTTCAAATGTTTTGGAAGTCACTGCCGGTAAAAAATACACGGGCATACGCGGGTCTTTGTATCCTTTCAGCACGGATTCCATGGCCGCGCTCATCCGGAATTCGTTCCAGTCGCTCATTTGCGACAGGCCGTTGATGTCGTTGCCGTTGAGGCTTTTCTGCATCAGGGCATCGTCTTCGGGGCTGCTCGTCATCACGCCAGCGGCATAAGCGGCTTCCGCTTCCGTTTTGGCGCGCGCAGGGTCTACTTTCGAAATCCGCAGGGCGAGCCGCAGGCGAAGGGTATTCGCGAATTTGATCCACTTGTTCACGTCGCCGCCGTAAATGATATCGAAGGTGCCGAAGGGTTTCTCCGCTGTTTTGCCTTTCAGTACGGTAACGGCAGCCGTCAGCCTTTTGAAGAAATCGTCGTAGATTTTATCCTGGGCGTCATACGGCACCGTGTTAGCCACTTCGCCGGCTTTGAAATAGGGAATGGGCCCCCAGTAGTCGGTAACCCGGTGGAACGCCAGCACCCACACGATGTTGGCGAGTGCATACTCCGCGGAAGTGGCTTCCGTTTTCTGGAAAATGGTTTGCAGTTGCGGCACCGCGCCGGTGTACAGGCGCAGCCAGGCGTTGTTGAACCAGTCCGACCGCATCACGTAGCGGTCTGACGGAAAGGAGGTGGCTACGCAGGCGAAATACTGTGCATATTGGTCCGCATTGAGGTTCTGCGCCGTCTGGTAACTGGTGGCGAACATGGCCTGATCCTGCGCACGGGTGAAAAGGAAAGGCAGTTCCGCCGCATCTATCTTGACGATCGCATCGGAGTTGGTATTGATCGATTCGAACTTTTTGGTGCAGGACGCGGCCGTCAGCAGCAGGGCGCCCATGAATATGGAGAGTGTTTTCATCATTT encodes:
- a CDS encoding sigma-70 family RNA polymerase sigma factor; its protein translation is MKEVSRGNEKAFRQLFHDYADYLHTYIWQLTKSKEMAEEVVQDIFLQIWMSRETLSNIRNFRTYLFVISRNHALNALKKLIREKKRHSAWEQTQQPGEEPEDIEAGLSIVEEAIRALPPQQQKAWLLSRKQGKKYHEIAAEMELSRETVKKYIGYATHSIMEYVSRRLDVLLLIALMNLD
- a CDS encoding SusD/RagB family nutrient-binding outer membrane lipoprotein — encoded protein: MMKTLSIFMGALLLTAASCTKKFESINTNSDAIVKIDAAELPFLFTRAQDQAMFATSYQTAQNLNADQYAQYFACVATSFPSDRYVMRSDWFNNAWLRLYTGAVPQLQTIFQKTEATSAEYALANIVWVLAFHRVTDYWGPIPYFKAGEVANTVPYDAQDKIYDDFFKRLTAAVTVLKGKTAEKPFGTFDIIYGGDVNKWIKFANTLRLRLALRISKVDPARAKTEAEAAYAAGVMTSSPEDDALMQKSLNGNDINGLSQMSDWNEFRMSAAMESVLKGYKDPRMPVYFLPAVTSKTFEGLRNGLTATQLTNAANTPAATSHVGARWSSLAAGGIATHLSTPQNVMCAAEAFFLRAEGATLGWSMGGTALELYEAGITQSMKQWGITDNVAIQAYIHGLTPAVAPADFLNSPALVNFPVQFDVANPATQRAQISVQKWLALFPDGCEAWADYRRSHAFSLYPVANSDNADVTNPATQWIRRLTFLTQETQNNAAAMGDAVTLLKGPDKITTPLWWDKN
- a CDS encoding FecR family protein, which translates into the protein MQTSDTRLQELFDRWVKNQCSPAEQEEFLALVEKTGPDELTPALEAAWLSLQPERQLSAGEKDSMVDNIFRQSPAQPVSGWSRWWAAAAAALVLCFAGGAWYGLQKNNRNGITAGNNSSHDVEPGKEGAILTLGNGQTIVLDTLGNGVIAQQSGTQVVLQNGSLSYEASGADEASFNTMTTPRGRKFQLVLPDGSKVWLNAASSLRYPTAFTGQERRVEITGEAYFEISKDAARPFIVKINEQTDIQVLGTQFNVNAYTDEANIQTTLVEGSVRVRSSGQSRVLTPGQQAQISNKGGNVTILDHANVDQVTAWKNGFFNFHGASLPEVMRQLSRWYDIDVIYEGTVPDQQFEGELPTTLQLSQVIKILTKVDVKFRIEEGQRLIVLP
- a CDS encoding COG1470 family protein, with product MSASISKYQRRVMPHANAILLFAVLFLAARQGIAQTGSQSTSPFTVRLMNLEAAASTPFTYNATLRNTARVPRIFQLSAQTPAGWSLSFKAEGYQVTSLQMDSAKVQDIAVELIPGADTKPGKYTIPVLALSGHDSLKLTLEAVVKGAYAITLSTPSGRLSDDVTEGSTKEIHLVMKNSGTIALDNVELSAQAPPQWETTFSPANVARLEPGKEQQVVARLKVPDKTIAGDYVTTFTAKNANANSNAAFRMTVKTSLLTGWLGILIILAALGAVYYLIRKYGRR
- a CDS encoding ABC transporter ATP-binding protein, encoding MEQAIIETRGLTKTYGSLKAVDNLDLSIGKGEIFGLLGPNGAGKSTTILMLLGLTEPTAGEVRICGLNATRNPIAVKRKVGYMPDSVGFYNDLTALDNLMYIARLNGTPEARVRERAKEMLVEVGLEGAIHKKAGTFSRGMKQRLGLADVLIRQPEVIILDEPTLGIDPAGVKDFLELILQLNRRQGLTILLSSHHLHQVQQVCSRVGIFVGGKLLAQGGIETLAGELFSTTPYTLQVTLQSPYKQNGALEADLLQLPGIRQVAVAGNAVEIAGMQDITPDIVRFFVGKGFDVMGVQKKTYGLDEIYHRYFENNLKENVSNEKSSGLFQRSFFGKFKKR
- a CDS encoding ABC transporter permease → MKSQAAFFNGLFSGNSKSAEMRARSPFWVMVRKEVADQVHSWRFIILAGLILLTFFGAMYVAMANIGKVTANPGDPDGSFLYLKLLTTTDGSLPPFHVFIGFLGPLLGIALGFDAINSEQANGTLVRLIAQPVYRDAVLNAKFVASLIVISTLFLSLSLLMIGGGLVITGVKMEPSELVRILCFVVLSILYVSFWLNLSILLSVKFRQAATSALTAIAIWLFFTVFYQIILNLVVRALLPDPNQLSQEQLMSYNDIILTFLRLVPSQLYTDATTTLLMPSVRSLGPLTIEQMAGAIPAPLSLRESLLVAWPQLCGLIAATVVCFALSYYLFMRREVRT